One window of the Glycocaulis alkaliphilus genome contains the following:
- a CDS encoding MarR family winged helix-turn-helix transcriptional regulator: MTGRANRADGPPALILSEYLPYRLSVVSNKASGLIARAYQARFGLTIWEWRVIAVLGGGEAITAQAICEATAMDKVTVSRALRTLTERALVRRRTSPTDKRAALVSLTPEGQSIFDEIAPLALEWERSLLEGFSPEEADQLSRLLDRLEKRADVLGKGEL; this comes from the coding sequence ATGACGGGGCGGGCGAACCGGGCGGACGGGCCGCCCGCCCTCATCCTTTCCGAGTATCTGCCCTACCGGCTCTCGGTCGTCTCCAACAAGGCGTCCGGGCTGATCGCGCGCGCCTATCAGGCCCGCTTCGGGCTTACGATCTGGGAATGGCGGGTAATAGCGGTGCTGGGGGGCGGCGAGGCGATAACCGCGCAGGCCATCTGCGAAGCGACCGCCATGGACAAGGTGACGGTGAGCCGCGCCCTGCGCACCCTGACCGAACGGGCGCTGGTGCGCCGCCGTACAAGCCCCACGGACAAACGTGCCGCTCTGGTGTCCCTGACACCGGAAGGTCAGTCCATCTTCGACGAGATCGCACCGCTGGCGCTGGAATGGGAGCGTTCCCTGCTGGAGGGCTTCAGCCCTGAAGAGGCAGATCAGCTATCGCGTTTGCTGGACAGGCTGGAGAAGCGCGCCGACGTGCTAGGCAAGGGCGAGCTTTAG
- a CDS encoding cation:proton antiporter, translating into MLADLVSVSVFYEIAVLLVIAAGVGLVGHMLRQPLIVSFILVGILVGPAGLDLVRSSDHVELLSQLGIALLLFLVGIKLDVKLIQSLGMVSLATGLGQVAFTSIIGFAIALGLGFDPLTSIYIAVALTFSSTIIIVKLLSDKREIDSLHGRIALGFLIVQDLVVVLAMIVLSAIGIGGAENGGAGALLGVLIAGILMVAAVVVFIRFVANPLTAILARSPELLLSFAIALAAMFAALGDMFGLGKELGGLLAGVALASTPYREAVSARLAPLRDFLLLFFFIGLGSRLDLTLLGENIPAAAIFSAFVLIGNPLIVVIIMGVMGYRRRTGFLAGLTVAQISEFSLIFMAMGLTLGHVNDEALGLVTLVGLITIAASTYMITYSHRLYPLVEPLLSPFERRNINHAETDDGETAQKHHDIVLFGLGRYGGAIAQRLLNRGVSTLGVDFNPSAVKLWRERGLDAVYGDLTDQEFLTHLPLSRVRWIISTTSDLETGVTHEDTRIAMISTLRKFGFAGKIAVTSQRGAALERLQEAGADLILFPFQDAADQAVELLTGEAPEPERIETPEDSDDQKLIEETKGV; encoded by the coding sequence ATGCTGGCCGATCTGGTTTCTGTATCGGTCTTTTATGAGATCGCGGTCCTGCTGGTAATCGCCGCAGGCGTGGGCCTCGTAGGCCATATGCTGCGCCAGCCGCTTATCGTCAGCTTCATTCTGGTTGGCATTCTGGTGGGCCCGGCCGGGCTGGATCTGGTGCGCTCCAGCGACCATGTCGAGCTGCTTTCCCAGCTTGGAATCGCGCTTTTGCTGTTTCTGGTCGGCATCAAGCTGGACGTGAAGCTGATCCAGTCGCTGGGCATGGTGTCGCTCGCAACGGGGCTGGGGCAGGTCGCCTTCACCTCGATCATCGGCTTCGCGATAGCGCTGGGGCTCGGGTTTGACCCGCTCACCAGCATCTATATCGCGGTGGCGCTGACCTTCTCGTCCACAATCATCATCGTGAAGCTGCTCTCCGACAAGCGCGAGATCGACTCCCTGCATGGCCGCATCGCGCTCGGATTCCTGATCGTCCAGGATCTTGTCGTCGTGCTGGCCATGATCGTCCTGTCGGCCATCGGTATAGGCGGGGCGGAAAACGGCGGTGCGGGCGCGCTGCTGGGCGTTCTCATCGCTGGCATACTCATGGTCGCGGCGGTGGTGGTGTTCATCCGCTTCGTCGCCAATCCGCTGACGGCCATACTCGCCCGCTCGCCGGAATTGCTGCTGTCGTTTGCCATTGCTCTGGCAGCGATGTTTGCTGCCCTTGGCGATATGTTTGGCCTGGGCAAGGAGCTGGGCGGGCTGCTGGCGGGCGTAGCGCTTGCGTCGACCCCCTACCGCGAAGCGGTGTCGGCCCGGCTGGCGCCTTTGCGCGACTTCCTGCTCCTGTTCTTCTTTATCGGCCTCGGCTCACGCCTCGACCTCACCTTGCTGGGCGAGAACATCCCCGCAGCGGCTATCTTCTCCGCCTTCGTGCTGATCGGTAATCCGCTGATCGTTGTCATCATCATGGGCGTTATGGGCTATCGCCGCCGCACCGGCTTTCTGGCCGGCCTCACCGTCGCGCAGATCAGCGAGTTTTCCCTCATCTTCATGGCAATGGGGCTGACCCTCGGCCACGTCAATGATGAGGCGCTCGGGCTGGTCACGCTGGTCGGCCTGATCACGATTGCGGCCTCGACCTACATGATCACCTATTCGCACCGGCTCTATCCGCTGGTCGAACCCCTGCTCTCGCCCTTCGAGCGCCGCAATATCAATCATGCCGAGACGGACGATGGCGAAACCGCGCAGAAGCACCATGACATCGTCCTGTTCGGGCTGGGCCGTTATGGCGGAGCGATTGCGCAGCGCCTTCTCAATCGCGGCGTCTCAACGCTGGGGGTCGACTTCAATCCGTCAGCGGTGAAGCTATGGCGCGAGCGGGGACTGGACGCGGTCTATGGCGACCTGACCGATCAGGAGTTTCTCACCCATTTGCCGCTTAGCCGGGTGCGCTGGATCATCTCGACCACCTCGGACCTGGAAACCGGCGTCACCCATGAGGATACCCGCATCGCGATGATCTCCACGCTGCGCAAATTCGGTTTTGCCGGCAAGATTGCCGTGACCAGCCAGCGCGGCGCCGCGCTGGAGCGGCTGCAGGAGGCCGGAGCAGACCTGATCCTCTTCCCCTTCCAGGATGCCGCCGATCAGGCCGTGGAGCTTCTGACGGGCGAAGCGCCGGAGCCGGAACGCATCGAGACGCCGGAAGACAGTGACGACCAGAAGCTGATCGAAGAAACGAAGGGGGTTTAG
- a CDS encoding CC0125/CC1285 family lipoprotein: MTIKLVFLAAIGSAALFACAPTQTTYGPATGAAGQAIGFDSLRITDNRWRVSFTAGADVSTAGAERLALRRAAELTLENGYDWFEIVDRRVESTTGRNPVRVGGSAGTSVGSRGYRASGVGLGVSFSPGQEGRTLVSLEIIARHGATPDAPNAYDARSLMAATG; this comes from the coding sequence ATGACCATCAAACTCGTCTTTCTGGCCGCCATTGGCTCTGCTGCGCTCTTTGCCTGCGCACCGACACAGACGACATACGGCCCTGCCACCGGCGCAGCCGGACAGGCAATCGGGTTCGACTCGCTCAGGATCACCGATAATCGCTGGCGCGTCAGCTTTACCGCCGGAGCGGACGTTTCCACCGCTGGCGCAGAGCGCCTCGCCCTGCGCCGGGCTGCCGAGCTGACACTGGAAAATGGCTATGACTGGTTCGAGATCGTCGACCGGCGCGTCGAGTCCACAACCGGACGCAATCCGGTGCGCGTTGGTGGCTCGGCTGGCACCAGTGTGGGGTCGCGCGGCTACCGGGCCTCCGGGGTTGGGCTTGGCGTCAGCTTCAGTCCCGGCCAGGAAGGGCGCACTCTGGTCAGTCTTGAAATCATCGCCCGGCACGGCGCAACACCGGACGCCCCTAATGCCTATGACGCACGCTCGCTCATGGCGGCCACAGGCTAA
- a CDS encoding ribbon-helix-helix domain-containing protein, with amino-acid sequence MSQIKRSLSLAGHRTSLALEAEFWAVLDEASAAQGRSLASLVGEIDEERVASGDEGGLASACRVWALRHVQGRA; translated from the coding sequence ATGAGCCAGATCAAACGCTCCCTCTCCCTTGCCGGACACCGCACCAGCCTCGCGCTGGAAGCAGAGTTCTGGGCGGTGCTGGACGAAGCCAGCGCGGCGCAGGGCCGCTCACTGGCAAGCCTGGTCGGCGAGATTGACGAGGAACGGGTTGCGAGCGGCGATGAGGGCGGTCTGGCAAGCGCGTGCCGGGTATGGGCCTTGCGTCACGTGCAGGGCCGCGCTTGA
- a CDS encoding DMT family protein — protein MPTISWPHILPVILLIGSNIFMTLAWYGHLRFKSAPILMVIFFSWLIAFVEYTMAVPANRIGHNVYSAAELKTMQEVITLTVFVAFAAIYLKEPVTIRHLVGFALIAAGAAVIFFKR, from the coding sequence ATGCCAACCATCTCCTGGCCGCACATCCTTCCTGTCATCCTGCTGATCGGCTCCAATATCTTCATGACGCTCGCCTGGTACGGGCATTTACGCTTCAAGAGCGCGCCCATCCTGATGGTCATTTTCTTCAGCTGGCTGATCGCTTTCGTGGAATACACGATGGCCGTGCCTGCCAACCGGATCGGACACAATGTCTATTCGGCTGCCGAGCTGAAAACCATGCAGGAGGTGATCACGCTGACGGTTTTCGTCGCGTTCGCAGCGATCTACCTGAAAGAACCTGTCACAATCCGCCATCTGGTCGGGTTTGCCTTGATCGCGGCGGGCGCAGCGGTGATCTTCTTCAAGCGATGA
- a CDS encoding LysR family transcriptional regulator: MDWDKLKTFHAAADAGSLTGAAETLGLSQSAVSRQISALEAELEIKLFHRHARGLLLTEPGRLLFEAAGEIANRVAVAEARVQDSRDKPTGALRITAPTALGSIWLIPRLKQFQALYPKIQLKLLLADHELDLAGLEADIAIRPWPSTQNDLVQRRLMQVEQHLYAAPEYLAKHGTPETLADLDKGHRFIAYGPKKLAPIPNLNWQLTIGHEPGTQPRAATIEANTIKAMMRATEAGFGICGLPDYVAVENPGLVRVLPDTDGPTFDVYVVFPEELKGSRRVAAFRDFLVDAAKAWKAEAAE, translated from the coding sequence ATGGATTGGGACAAGCTGAAAACCTTTCACGCCGCCGCCGATGCGGGTTCGCTCACCGGCGCTGCCGAAACGCTCGGCCTGTCACAGTCGGCGGTCAGCCGTCAAATCTCTGCGCTCGAAGCCGAGCTGGAGATAAAGCTTTTTCACCGCCATGCGCGCGGGCTTCTGCTCACAGAGCCGGGGCGGCTCCTGTTTGAAGCCGCAGGAGAGATTGCCAACCGCGTCGCGGTGGCCGAGGCACGGGTACAGGACAGCCGCGACAAGCCCACCGGCGCGCTGCGCATTACCGCACCAACCGCGCTCGGCTCAATCTGGCTGATCCCGCGCCTGAAACAGTTTCAGGCGCTGTACCCGAAAATACAGCTCAAACTGCTGCTGGCCGATCATGAGCTGGATCTCGCCGGGCTGGAGGCCGATATAGCCATCCGTCCATGGCCCTCCACCCAGAACGATCTGGTACAGCGCCGCCTGATGCAGGTGGAGCAGCATCTTTACGCCGCGCCGGAATATCTCGCCAAACATGGCACGCCGGAAACGCTGGCTGATCTGGACAAAGGTCACCGCTTCATCGCTTACGGGCCCAAAAAGCTCGCCCCGATCCCCAACCTCAACTGGCAGCTGACCATTGGCCACGAGCCCGGCACTCAGCCGCGCGCGGCTACAATCGAGGCCAACACGATCAAGGCAATGATGCGCGCGACCGAAGCCGGGTTCGGCATTTGCGGGCTGCCCGATTATGTGGCTGTTGAAAACCCCGGCCTGGTGCGCGTCCTGCCTGACACCGACGGGCCGACCTTCGATGTCTATGTGGTGTTTCCCGAAGAACTCAAAGGATCGCGGCGAGTTGCCGCATTCCGGGATTTTCTCGTGGACGCCGCCAAAGCGTGGAAAGCCGAGGCCGCTGAATAA
- a CDS encoding ABC transporter permease, with the protein MTRFPIISLAWRSIANRRGTALLTILTVAIAMTLFLGVEKVRHGARASFENTISGTDLIVGARSSPVNLLLYAIFHIGDATNNITWETYQQVANAPGVAWTVPISLGDSHAGFRVVGTDNRYFEHYRYAGRRHLQFAAGGPLDDLFDTVVGASVARELGYSLDEEIIVAHGTGRVSFVEHDNNPFTIVGILEPTGTPVDRSVFVSLEAIEAIHLEGPTGAGTSLSMDELRAMDLTPDQITAFLVGLETPVAALRLQRQINTYRVEPLQAIIPGVALSQLWSVVGVAERTLAAVAAFVVLMGLICILTAVLTSLNERRREMAILRALGARPRHVFVLLVSESALLALAGAIIGTGLTYGALSLGAPVLEQRYGVHLSGTLPGLYDLALIGVVTGASAILGFIPAWTAFRNSLADGMTIRT; encoded by the coding sequence ATGACCCGCTTTCCCATTATCTCCCTCGCCTGGCGCTCCATTGCCAACCGGCGCGGTACGGCGCTTTTGACCATCCTGACCGTTGCCATCGCAATGACGCTGTTTCTGGGTGTCGAGAAGGTGCGCCACGGCGCGCGGGCAAGCTTTGAAAACACGATTTCGGGTACAGACCTGATCGTCGGCGCACGCTCCAGCCCGGTCAATTTGCTGCTCTACGCGATCTTCCATATCGGCGATGCCACCAACAACATTACCTGGGAGACCTACCAGCAGGTCGCCAATGCACCCGGCGTCGCCTGGACGGTGCCGATCTCGCTGGGCGATTCCCATGCCGGTTTCCGCGTGGTGGGGACGGATAACCGCTATTTCGAGCATTACCGCTATGCCGGCCGGCGGCATCTGCAGTTCGCTGCTGGCGGACCGCTCGACGACTTGTTCGACACGGTTGTGGGCGCCAGCGTCGCGCGCGAGCTGGGCTATTCACTGGACGAGGAAATCATCGTCGCCCACGGCACGGGCCGGGTCAGCTTTGTCGAGCACGACAACAATCCGTTCACCATTGTCGGCATTCTCGAACCGACCGGAACGCCGGTGGACCGCTCGGTCTTTGTCAGCCTCGAAGCTATTGAGGCGATCCATCTGGAAGGGCCAACGGGCGCAGGCACGAGCCTCTCCATGGACGAGCTGCGGGCCATGGACCTCACCCCTGACCAGATCACCGCGTTTCTCGTGGGCCTCGAAACGCCGGTCGCGGCGCTGCGCCTGCAACGCCAGATCAACACCTACCGGGTGGAGCCGCTGCAGGCGATTATTCCGGGCGTTGCGCTGTCCCAGCTCTGGAGCGTGGTGGGTGTTGCCGAGCGCACGCTGGCGGCGGTGGCCGCCTTCGTGGTCCTGATGGGACTGATCTGCATTCTGACCGCCGTACTGACCAGCCTCAATGAGCGCCGCCGGGAAATGGCGATCCTGCGAGCGCTGGGCGCCCGCCCCCGCCATGTCTTCGTACTGCTGGTAAGCGAAAGCGCGCTTCTCGCGCTGGCTGGCGCCATTATCGGCACCGGCCTCACCTATGGCGCGCTGTCTCTGGGCGCACCTGTGCTGGAGCAGCGCTACGGCGTACACTTGAGCGGCACCCTGCCCGGCCTTTACGACCTCGCACTCATCGGCGTCGTCACTGGCGCATCGGCAATACTGGGCTTCATTCCTGCCTGGACGGCGTTCCGCAATTCATTGGCAGACGGCATGACAATTCGCACCTGA
- a CDS encoding ATP-binding cassette domain-containing protein yields the protein MSAAPAISLTGVRFSYARKAPVVLDMERFEVAAGEKVFLKGASGSGKSTLLGLIAGIMAPTAGRIEVLGEPMSKLSGGKRDALRAERLGVIFQMFNLLPYLPAGANVMLPARFSARRGKACEAAGGAEAEARRLMTRLQLDPKQYWSSPPIELSVGQQQRVAAARALIGRPGLVLADEPTSALDADARDAFLSLLIEECAASGAALLFVSHDGSLASKFDRAVDLSELNTAGRSA from the coding sequence GTGAGCGCGGCGCCTGCCATATCGTTAACGGGCGTGCGCTTCTCCTATGCGCGCAAAGCCCCTGTCGTGCTCGACATGGAGCGTTTCGAGGTTGCAGCCGGAGAGAAAGTATTCCTCAAGGGCGCGAGCGGATCGGGCAAATCCACCCTGCTGGGCCTGATCGCGGGCATCATGGCGCCCACGGCGGGCCGTATCGAGGTGCTGGGCGAGCCGATGTCAAAGCTCTCCGGCGGCAAGCGTGATGCGCTGCGCGCCGAACGGCTGGGCGTCATCTTCCAGATGTTCAACCTGCTGCCTTATCTGCCCGCCGGAGCGAACGTGATGCTGCCTGCGCGCTTTTCGGCGCGGCGGGGCAAGGCGTGTGAAGCGGCAGGCGGAGCCGAGGCCGAGGCCCGACGCCTGATGACCCGCCTGCAGCTTGATCCCAAGCAATACTGGTCGAGCCCGCCAATCGAGCTGTCCGTGGGCCAGCAGCAGCGCGTGGCCGCCGCGCGCGCACTCATTGGCCGTCCAGGGCTGGTACTGGCCGACGAACCGACCTCGGCGCTTGATGCCGATGCGCGCGATGCCTTCCTGTCTCTGCTGATCGAGGAATGCGCGGCCAGCGGTGCGGCGCTTCTCTTTGTCAGCCATGATGGCTCTCTCGCCTCGAAGTTTGACCGCGCGGTCGATCTGTCAGAGCTCAACACTGCGGGGAGAAGCGCATGA
- the trxB gene encoding thioredoxin-disulfide reductase: MTETRHSKVVIIGSGSAGYTAAIYAARAMLEPIVIAGLQPGGQLTITHEVENYPGFASVIEGPWLMEQMKAQAENVGAEIIADIIVEADFSKRPFTMKGDGGTIYTADSVIIATGASAKWLGLESEQSLQGFGVSACATCDGFFYRGKEVVVVGGGNTAVEEALFLTRFASKVTLIHRRDSLRAEKIAQARLFDNEKIEVIWDSAVEEILAEGDVPGVTGVRVKNLKTGEETKLATDGVFIAIGHAPATSLFEGQLEMKDGGYLVTKPGSTLTSIPGVFAAGDVTDDIYRQAITAAGMGCMAALEAERWLAEMEHHAASEGKAAKSDAA, translated from the coding sequence ATGACCGAGACCCGCCATTCCAAAGTTGTCATCATCGGTTCGGGTTCGGCCGGCTACACCGCCGCGATCTATGCCGCGCGGGCCATGCTGGAGCCCATCGTCATCGCCGGGCTGCAGCCAGGCGGCCAGCTGACCATCACACACGAGGTGGAGAACTATCCGGGCTTTGCCAGCGTCATCGAAGGCCCGTGGCTGATGGAGCAGATGAAAGCGCAAGCCGAGAATGTCGGCGCGGAAATCATCGCCGACATCATCGTGGAGGCCGACTTCTCCAAGCGCCCCTTCACCATGAAGGGTGATGGCGGCACGATCTACACCGCTGACAGCGTGATTATCGCGACCGGCGCCAGCGCCAAATGGCTGGGCCTTGAAAGCGAGCAGAGCCTGCAGGGGTTTGGCGTGTCGGCGTGTGCGACGTGCGACGGCTTTTTCTATCGCGGCAAGGAAGTCGTGGTGGTCGGCGGCGGCAATACCGCCGTTGAGGAAGCCCTGTTCCTCACGCGCTTTGCCAGCAAGGTCACCCTCATCCATCGCCGCGACTCCTTGCGCGCTGAAAAGATCGCGCAGGCCCGCCTGTTTGATAACGAGAAGATCGAGGTGATCTGGGACAGCGCGGTAGAGGAAATCCTCGCCGAAGGCGATGTGCCCGGCGTCACCGGCGTGCGGGTGAAGAATCTGAAAACCGGCGAGGAAACGAAGCTCGCCACTGACGGCGTATTCATCGCCATCGGCCACGCCCCTGCAACCTCGCTCTTTGAAGGCCAGCTTGAGATGAAGGATGGCGGCTATCTGGTGACGAAGCCCGGCTCCACCCTCACCTCGATCCCCGGCGTTTTTGCCGCCGGAGACGTGACCGACGACATCTACCGGCAGGCGATCACGGCAGCCGGCATGGGCTGTATGGCCGCGCTGGAAGCCGAGCGCTGGCTGGCGGAGATGGAGCATCACGCCGCCAGCGAAGGCAAAGCCGCCAAGTCTGACGCGGCGTGA
- a CDS encoding beta-lactamase hydrolase domain-containing protein, translating into MLRPVLAVTALLAMPAAPALGQQTPMPEIRGDVRFEARPDAGDARSWAREGRTTVINLLTEPEIEALGFDYAENVMQNGMVYANVPVGGMTGTEAADAVARIMADTDGPVVINCASAIRASHVYAAAQIRAGHVSRDQLYTIDPGREWNQALLSRLLGETPGPESTQ; encoded by the coding sequence ATGCTCCGCCCCGTTCTTGCCGTGACCGCCCTGCTCGCCATGCCTGCGGCGCCCGCACTCGGGCAACAGACCCCGATGCCCGAAATTCGCGGCGATGTGCGGTTTGAAGCACGGCCCGATGCCGGCGATGCACGCAGCTGGGCGCGCGAAGGCCGTACCACCGTCATCAACCTGCTGACCGAGCCGGAGATCGAGGCACTGGGCTTCGATTATGCAGAAAACGTCATGCAAAACGGGATGGTCTACGCGAACGTCCCGGTCGGGGGCATGACAGGGACGGAAGCTGCCGATGCGGTAGCACGCATCATGGCCGATACTGATGGCCCGGTGGTGATCAACTGCGCCAGCGCTATCCGCGCCAGCCATGTCTACGCAGCCGCCCAGATCCGGGCAGGCCATGTCAGCCGAGACCAGCTTTACACCATCGATCCGGGGCGCGAATGGAATCAGGCTCTCCTGTCACGCCTGCTGGGAGAGACGCCAGGCCCCGAATCCACGCAATAA
- a CDS encoding mitochondrial fission ELM1 family protein, translating into MADKSNRAERACFVVTDGRRGMENQALGLAEAVARLTPMRILPVQVPRTGDLPDPGPIAPDLWIGCGMAAVRAAGEHRKAFPDAVFVYVQDPKMAHHRFDLIIPPEHDRMRGRQVFEITGSPNRITPERLAEAERAFAGQIAALPAPRAAVLIGGDSRHHQFTPEIAGVLLERLVWLRAQDIGLMITTSRRTPESFVSALEAQFGADDGVWLHTGGEPNPYFGFLAGADWIFATEDSTNMLTEAAATGTPVYRLMLEGKPGKFARLYSALEAHGAVRPFLGRLDRWSYMPLHETERAAHRVLEIMTRKGDI; encoded by the coding sequence ATGGCGGACAAATCCAATCGTGCAGAACGTGCCTGCTTTGTCGTTACCGACGGCAGGCGAGGCATGGAGAATCAGGCGCTGGGCCTCGCCGAGGCCGTGGCCCGGCTGACGCCCATGCGCATCCTGCCCGTGCAGGTGCCGCGTACCGGCGACCTGCCCGATCCCGGCCCCATTGCGCCCGATTTGTGGATCGGATGCGGCATGGCGGCCGTTCGGGCGGCGGGCGAACACCGCAAGGCTTTTCCAGACGCGGTCTTTGTCTATGTGCAGGACCCGAAAATGGCCCATCACCGCTTCGATCTCATCATACCACCTGAGCATGACCGCATGCGCGGCCGCCAAGTGTTTGAAATCACCGGCTCGCCCAACCGTATCACGCCAGAGCGGCTGGCCGAGGCAGAGCGCGCCTTTGCCGGGCAGATCGCCGCCCTGCCCGCCCCGCGCGCAGCTGTGCTGATTGGCGGGGATTCCCGGCATCACCAGTTCACGCCGGAGATCGCCGGTGTGCTGTTGGAGCGCCTCGTCTGGCTGCGTGCGCAAGACATCGGCCTGATGATCACCACTTCGCGGCGCACGCCAGAGAGCTTCGTGAGCGCACTGGAAGCGCAATTCGGCGCAGACGACGGCGTGTGGCTGCATACGGGTGGCGAGCCGAACCCGTATTTTGGCTTTCTGGCCGGTGCCGACTGGATATTCGCCACTGAGGATTCCACCAACATGCTCACCGAGGCCGCCGCTACCGGCACGCCCGTCTACCGGCTGATGCTGGAGGGAAAGCCCGGCAAGTTTGCCCGGCTCTACAGCGCGCTGGAGGCTCACGGCGCGGTGCGGCCCTTCCTTGGGCGTCTGGACCGCTGGAGCTATATGCCTCTTCACGAAACCGAGAGGGCAGCGCACCGTGTCCTTGAAATCATGACTCGCAAAGGCGACATCTGA
- the greA gene encoding transcription elongation factor GreA, with protein MQKIPMTAEGHRALDEELKHLKSVERPAVIQAISEARDHGDLSENAEYHAAKERQSWIEGRVVELEDKLARAQIIDVSRMSGEQVKFGATVTLIDEDTEAEATYKIVGDDEADVKSGKISISSPIARALINKEEGDVVEVNAPGGLKTYEIIKVEWK; from the coding sequence ATGCAAAAAATCCCTATGACCGCCGAGGGTCACCGGGCCCTCGACGAAGAATTGAAGCATCTCAAATCGGTTGAGCGCCCGGCGGTGATCCAGGCGATCTCCGAAGCGCGCGACCATGGCGATCTGTCAGAGAACGCGGAATATCACGCGGCCAAGGAACGTCAGAGCTGGATTGAAGGCCGTGTCGTCGAGCTTGAGGACAAGCTCGCACGTGCGCAAATCATTGACGTTTCGCGCATGTCCGGCGAGCAGGTGAAGTTCGGCGCAACGGTCACCCTCATCGACGAGGATACCGAGGCGGAAGCCACCTACAAGATTGTCGGCGATGATGAGGCCGATGTGAAATCGGGCAAGATCTCGATTTCCTCGCCCATCGCGCGCGCGCTCATCAACAAGGAAGAGGGCGATGTCGTCGAGGTCAATGCGCCCGGCGGGCTGAAGACGTACGAGATCATCAAGGTCGAGTGGAAATAG